AGACATCGGATTCGCACTCCAAACTGAACTCGGCTGCTTTCTTCAACAGGTTCCTTTTACGTCGGTGTCGCTGCTGAGCTTTTGCCCGAGCACTGTCTGAGTGGCGCTTCTTTACCCATGATGATTTCTTAGACATTGCTTGGACTCCAATCAGACGGATGGGTTGGAAAACCCAAGGTTCTGAGAAACTGCGGTTTGTTAAATATGATTTCTCCAGGCGCTGAGGGTCGCTGCGGAATCGTTGTCCACTATGGGCCTCTTTCCTCTCAAACAATGCCATAATTAAAGGAGCTGTACCGCAGCAAGGCCATCTCATAGCTGTTTCCACTATAAGAGTCTATACTTCCATGCTGCCCTCGTCagttgttcttcttcattcctcctcctttgtCAGCCGGTCATACCTTAATTCAATCAGAGAATGGATGCCCTAGCAATCTATGCAATTGTCGCTGGCGGCATCTTTGCTGGTCTTTTCCTAGCCCGGACTCTCTCTACCCTCGCAAAATGGTCGACCTTTTTTTCTGTCCTGCTCGCCCGACATCTGACACTCCCTTTTATTGTCCATAGGCATCGACTCTTGGGTCCTTGGACCCGTGCCAGTGTTTTGCTTCTCTTATCATATGCTGCAATTAATGCCTTTCTCGTCGTTTTCAGGGCGGACTCCCTGACTGGCGCTGGCCGCCGTGCAGGGGAACTAGCCCTAGTCAACCTGATCTTTCCTTTATCAGCCATCCACCTAAGCAATGTAGCCGACCTTCTAGGCATCAGCTGGAGCACTTGTCGCAAAATCCACCGTGCTACCGGCTGGATGGCCACGGCTCTCCTGGCCGTTCACGTTGTTGTGGCGGTTCAAGACCACGAATTTAGCTTTCCTCTCAGCGAAATGCAAAACCTCTTTACTATAATTGTATGACTGCCCAGTGGTATTGGTTCGCTTTAACTGACTCGAGTAGGGCGCCGCCTCCCTGGGTGCCGTTGCTCTGCTTTCCATTTCATGGTTTCGTCGATGGTCTTACGAGGTCTTTCTCCGAAGCCATCAGATCTTCGCCATACTCTTTGTCTATGGCACCTGGCGGCATCTTCCATCCGCAAACCGTCCGCCCAAACTTTATCTCGTGATCGCATTGGCAGTGTTTGGAACGACTTCATTCTTCGGGTTGGTGACTCTTCTATACCGGAACGGACTGTTTGCGGGCCGCGGTTGTCCAAGGGCCATTGTGACTTTTAAGGTGAGAGAAGTGAAGGAGGCAGATCCTGTTGTAACAGCTACTCAGATTCGCATTGTCTTACCTCGCCCTGTGACAGTGGAGGCTGGGCAGTACATCAATATCTGGATTCCGTCAGTCGGCCTATGGTCGTGGACGCAAACACATCCTTTCACAGTCACATCCTGGTCTCGAAGTGCACAGGACAccctggagcttctggtGCAGCCGCGCCGTGGTCTATCagcagatcttcttcgctaTGCTCCTATAGCTGAAGAGAGCTcgatttctttcttggctttATTTACTGGTCCTCATGGAACGAGTGA
The DNA window shown above is from Aspergillus fumigatus Af293 chromosome 1, whole genome shotgun sequence and carries:
- a CDS encoding ferric reductase family protein translates to MLPSSVVLLHSSSFVSRMDALAIYAIVAGGIFAGLFLARTLSTLAKWSTFFSVLLARHLTLPFIVHRHRLLGPWTRASVLLLLSYAAINAFLVVFRADSLTGAGRRAGELALVNLIFPLSAIHLSNVADLLGISWSTCRKIHRATGWMATALLAVHVVVAVQDHEFSFPLSEMQNLFTIIGAASLGAVALLSISWFRRWSYEVFLRSHQIFAILFVYGTWRHLPSANRPPKLYLVIALAVFGTTSFFGLVTLLYRNGLFAGRGCPRAIVTFKVREIRIVLPRPVTVEAGQYINIWIPSVGLWSWTQTHPFTVTSWSRSAQDTLELLVQPRRGLSADLLRYAPIAEESSISFLALFTGPHGTSEDVSHYESILVIASGFGIAAAVPYLKKMIYGYNTCTSQVRRLHLVWQVGSIGEVAAAQSLLNNLLKDDIVDDGYILNISIYVGDGLEQNKLPFGQHERVCLYRSVPDYDNIISLEASGDQVERLPNIREERGRTLVMVSTADELRDQLRETVKAYLHQGVNLSELEYQPSAD